A region from the Candidatus Zixiibacteriota bacterium genome encodes:
- a CDS encoding DEAD/DEAH box helicase, translated as MRLADFERYGIPPRIIEHWRQRQGDILLPVQVRAIRKRLLGTPGDGSRAANLVITAPTSSGKSFCAEMAAVRALTARQKAVLLFPLKSLAEEKFAALRQTYGTLVVNCRIVTGDHSESDQAFLNGKYDLAVVIYEKFDRLLTQHLDCLGNIGLIVIDELQMVAEPGRGAVVERLLTKILSSHYRPTLLGLSAALGESGALRLCRWLGADWVEELSRPVDLLRGVAACGEVRLRSYNSGQDETEPFESFESEYGSGDYYNSGDRLAALARQIQQTSGSTLLFLKSRQETVQLAMKMAASVNWPSATKAIDLLKGEEPSFLVRSLSQTLSRGVAFHNADLSADQRRVIEQGFIDKQIRVLFATTTLAMGVNLPADTVYLETVKYASSSYGDRPLLSPITRTEFDNMTGRAGRLGMSGIPGRAIVLAESEFERDILWENYISPTGEPSLASTLPYVPFEDLLLDFIVSGLVSDQADFDRVLSQMLWGIESPCIQKVVQSDVASALNTLIQTGLLTVESSSASQWSVTPLGRAVSSSGLSYASSRHYLAKFREGYPETLFGWAALALSSPDWSLPTGILTRREQSDNYWIKQLYSRFDYSVEEVGYLLPENHRRQPLSYRTVAALKALLLMHDWSNLTKAQKLEETYQVHLGQVMALGESAAHLMTALAALIRAIDHDSNRPALLVDYAFSFQYGLPPQYREMRYALGTAFSRSDILALRHAGIESLQELGALPREELEKLIKNPVKLQHIIEKLEQHKEEVYMHSTPSTQPFGSLETAPQCLEIDGSFEGERYLIKVNGVPVRLTGKSFKYLTKLAWSRVKGESGWIYKDDIEIGFNQARYLYRMKNEITGALHSDWPVVENNRLGYYRLSLDPAKIQLNMGRLAEHPDYEIRGLIIDGNSNPAIS; from the coding sequence ATGCGGCTGGCCGATTTTGAGCGGTATGGTATACCCCCTCGCATAATCGAGCACTGGCGCCAGCGCCAAGGGGACATCCTTCTGCCAGTGCAGGTACGGGCTATCCGAAAACGACTGCTCGGCACCCCGGGGGATGGTTCACGCGCCGCCAATCTTGTGATTACTGCGCCGACTTCGTCCGGCAAATCATTTTGTGCCGAAATGGCGGCTGTGCGGGCATTGACCGCCCGGCAAAAGGCGGTATTGCTTTTTCCGCTGAAATCATTGGCCGAAGAGAAATTTGCGGCTTTGCGCCAGACTTATGGGACATTGGTCGTCAATTGCCGCATTGTCACCGGCGATCATTCCGAGTCGGATCAAGCCTTTCTCAATGGTAAATATGACCTTGCGGTGGTCATCTATGAAAAGTTTGACCGTCTCCTGACCCAGCATCTTGATTGTCTGGGCAATATCGGACTTATCGTCATCGATGAACTTCAAATGGTCGCCGAGCCGGGGCGCGGAGCAGTGGTCGAGCGTCTGCTCACTAAAATCCTCAGTTCCCATTATCGCCCGACCCTGCTTGGTCTCTCAGCCGCGCTTGGAGAGAGCGGCGCGCTCAGACTATGCCGCTGGCTTGGGGCGGACTGGGTTGAAGAGTTAAGCCGGCCAGTTGACCTGCTTCGCGGAGTGGCGGCCTGCGGTGAGGTCAGGCTTCGTTCATATAACAGCGGGCAGGATGAAACCGAGCCGTTTGAAAGTTTTGAATCAGAGTATGGAAGCGGCGATTATTACAACAGCGGCGACCGGCTGGCGGCTTTGGCCCGCCAAATTCAGCAGACCAGCGGCTCGACCCTTCTATTTTTAAAATCCCGCCAGGAGACTGTCCAGTTGGCCATGAAAATGGCGGCATCAGTCAACTGGCCTTCGGCAACAAAGGCAATTGATTTATTAAAGGGGGAGGAGCCATCATTTTTGGTCCGCTCACTCTCCCAGACGCTGAGCCGCGGAGTGGCTTTCCATAATGCCGATCTTTCGGCTGACCAGCGCCGAGTCATTGAGCAGGGTTTTATCGACAAGCAGATACGAGTGCTTTTTGCGACCACAACCTTGGCGATGGGGGTAAATCTTCCCGCCGACACGGTTTATCTTGAGACTGTCAAATATGCCTCGAGCAGTTACGGCGACCGGCCTCTGCTGAGTCCTATCACAAGAACCGAGTTTGACAATATGACCGGACGCGCCGGCCGTCTGGGAATGAGCGGCATACCGGGCCGAGCGATTGTGCTGGCGGAATCGGAGTTTGAACGGGATATTTTGTGGGAGAATTATATTTCGCCGACCGGCGAGCCATCGCTGGCATCGACTCTGCCCTATGTTCCCTTTGAAGATTTACTGCTCGACTTTATCGTGTCCGGGCTTGTTTCTGATCAGGCCGATTTTGATCGGGTATTGAGTCAAATGCTCTGGGGAATAGAAAGTCCCTGTATACAAAAAGTTGTCCAATCGGATGTTGCCTCGGCTCTTAATACCCTAATTCAAACTGGTCTGTTGACCGTCGAGTCATCGTCGGCTTCGCAATGGTCGGTCACCCCGCTTGGGCGCGCTGTTTCGTCATCGGGGCTTTCGTATGCCTCAAGCCGGCATTATCTGGCCAAGTTCAGAGAGGGTTATCCTGAGACGCTCTTTGGCTGGGCGGCTCTTGCGCTCAGTTCACCCGATTGGAGTCTTCCCACAGGTATCCTGACCCGACGCGAGCAGAGCGATAATTATTGGATTAAACAGCTTTACAGTCGTTTTGATTATTCGGTTGAAGAAGTCGGCTATCTGCTTCCGGAGAATCATCGCCGCCAGCCTCTGTCGTACCGTACCGTCGCCGCGCTCAAAGCCCTTTTGCTGATGCATGACTGGTCAAACCTGACCAAAGCCCAAAAACTTGAAGAGACGTATCAGGTACATCTGGGACAAGTGATGGCTTTGGGAGAAAGCGCGGCTCACCTGATGACGGCGCTGGCAGCTCTCATACGGGCCATTGATCATGATTCGAACCGTCCGGCGCTTTTAGTCGATTATGCTTTCAGCTTCCAATACGGGTTACCGCCTCAGTACCGCGAGATGCGCTACGCTCTGGGGACCGCTTTTAGCCGGTCGGATATTCTAGCGCTGCGTCACGCCGGGATAGAATCGCTTCAGGAACTCGGCGCTCTCCCTCGGGAAGAATTGGAGAAACTCATCAAAAATCCGGTCAAATTACAACATATCATCGAGAAATTAGAACAACACAAAGAGGAGGTTTACATGCATTCCACACCATCTACCCAGCCGTTCGGCTCTCTTGAGACTGCCCCGCAATGTCTTGAAATCGACGGCAGTTTTGAAGGAGAACGTTATCTTATCAAAGTCAATGGTGTCCCGGTTCGCCTGACTGGCAAATCATTCAAATACCTGACCAAACTGGCCTGGTCCAGGGTCAAAGGAGAAAGCGGCTGGATTTACAAAGATGATATCGAAATAGGCTTTAATCAGGCCAGATACCTCTATCGTATGAAAAATGAGATAACCGGGGCGTTGCATTCAGACTGGCCGGTGGTCGAAAATAACCGACTTGGCTATTACCGCCTTAGTCTTGATCCGGCCAAGATCCAGCTTAACATGGGCCGGTTGGCCGAGCATCCTGATTATGAAATTAGAGGCCTGATTATCGATGGTAACAGCAATCCAGCCATAAGCTAA